One window of the Rhizorhabdus dicambivorans genome contains the following:
- the cysN gene encoding sulfate adenylyltransferase subunit CysN encodes MADGYEYEADALIAEDIDAYLEQQREKSLLRFITCGSVDDGKSTLIGRLLYDSKMIFEDQLAALEADSKRVGTQGQNIDFALLVDGLAAEREQGITIDVAYRFFSTPKRKFIVADTPGHEQYTRNMVTGASTADLAVILIDARKGVLTQTRRHSYLAHLIGVKNIVLAINKMDLVDYDQGVFDRILLAYRAFATEIGITSFTAIPISGIAGDNITTRSDRTPWYQGPTLIDHLETVEIDVAADRARPFRLPVQWVNRPNLDFRGFSGLVATGEVKPGDAIRVLPSGKTSTVTRIVTLDGDLDRAVAGQSVTLTFADEIDCSRGDVIALADQPPQVADQFEASIVWMAEQEMLPGRPYWLKLGTQTVTATIQAPKYQVDVNSMDHLAAKTLGLNAIGVANLTTDRPIVFEPYADSRTLGGFILIDKLTNATVAAGMLHFCLRRSQNVHWQATDTSREKRADLKNQKPAVLWFTGLSGAGKSTIANIVEKKLTRMNRHTFLLDGDNVRHGLNKDLGFTDADRVENIRRVGEVAKLMTDAGLIVITAFISPFRAERDMVRAMMAPGEFVEVHIDTSLAEAEKRDVKGLYKKARSGELKNFTGIDSPYEAPDTPEIRIDTAATSPEEAAELIIAKLLGEE; translated from the coding sequence ATGGCGGACGGCTACGAGTACGAGGCCGACGCCCTCATCGCCGAGGATATCGACGCCTATCTGGAACAGCAGCGCGAGAAGTCGCTGCTGCGCTTCATCACCTGCGGCTCGGTGGACGACGGCAAGTCGACGCTGATCGGGCGCCTGCTCTACGATTCGAAGATGATCTTCGAGGATCAGCTGGCGGCGCTCGAAGCCGACAGCAAGCGGGTTGGCACCCAGGGCCAGAACATTGATTTCGCGCTGCTCGTCGACGGGCTCGCCGCGGAGCGCGAGCAGGGCATCACGATCGACGTCGCCTATCGCTTCTTCTCGACCCCGAAGCGCAAGTTCATCGTCGCCGACACGCCGGGGCATGAGCAGTACACCCGCAACATGGTGACCGGCGCCTCGACCGCCGACCTCGCGGTGATCCTGATCGACGCGCGCAAGGGCGTGCTGACCCAGACGCGGCGGCACAGCTATCTGGCGCATCTGATCGGCGTGAAGAACATCGTGCTCGCGATCAACAAGATGGATCTGGTCGATTATGATCAGGGTGTGTTCGACCGCATCCTGCTGGCCTATCGCGCCTTCGCGACCGAGATCGGAATCACCAGCTTCACCGCCATCCCCATCTCGGGGATCGCCGGCGACAACATCACGACCCGCTCGGATCGGACGCCCTGGTATCAGGGCCCGACCCTGATCGATCATCTCGAGACCGTCGAGATCGATGTCGCCGCCGACCGCGCCCGGCCGTTCCGCCTGCCAGTGCAGTGGGTCAATCGCCCCAATCTCGATTTTCGGGGCTTTTCCGGCCTGGTGGCGACCGGCGAGGTGAAGCCCGGCGACGCGATCCGGGTGCTGCCTTCGGGAAAGACCTCCACCGTCACCCGCATCGTCACGCTGGATGGCGATCTCGACAGGGCGGTGGCCGGCCAGTCGGTGACGCTGACCTTCGCCGACGAGATCGACTGCTCGCGCGGCGACGTCATCGCGCTCGCCGATCAGCCTCCGCAGGTCGCCGATCAGTTCGAGGCGAGCATCGTCTGGATGGCGGAGCAGGAGATGCTGCCAGGTCGTCCTTATTGGCTGAAGCTCGGCACCCAGACCGTCACCGCCACGATCCAGGCGCCGAAATATCAGGTCGATGTGAACAGCATGGACCATCTGGCGGCGAAGACGCTGGGGCTCAACGCGATCGGCGTGGCCAACCTCACCACCGATCGCCCGATCGTGTTCGAGCCCTATGCCGACAGCCGCACGCTGGGCGGCTTCATCCTGATCGACAAGCTGACCAACGCCACCGTCGCGGCGGGTATGCTGCATTTCTGCCTGCGCCGCTCGCAGAATGTCCACTGGCAGGCGACCGACACCAGCCGCGAGAAGCGCGCCGACCTGAAGAACCAGAAGCCGGCCGTGCTATGGTTCACCGGCCTGTCAGGCGCCGGCAAGTCGACCATCGCCAACATCGTCGAGAAGAAGCTGACCCGGATGAACCGGCACACCTTCCTGCTCGACGGCGACAATGTCCGTCACGGCCTCAACAAGGATCTGGGCTTCACCGATGCCGATCGGGTGGAGAATATCCGCCGGGTCGGCGAGGTCGCGAAGCTGATGACCGACGCCGGGCTGATCGTCATCACCGCCTTCATCTCTCCCTTCCGGGCGGAGCGCGACATGGTGCGGGCGATGATGGCGCCCGGCGAGTTCGTCGAGGTGCATATCGACACCAGCCTGGCCGAGGCGGAGAAGCGCGACGTGAAGGGCCTCTACAAGAAGGCGCGCTCGGGCGAGCTCAAGAACTTCACCGGCATCGACAGCCCCTATGAGGCACCCGACACGCCCGAGATACGGATCGACACCGCGGCCACCTCCCCCGAGGAGGCGGCCGAGCTGATCATCGCGAAACTGCTGGGCGAGGAATGA